From a region of the Poecile atricapillus isolate bPoeAtr1 chromosome 4, bPoeAtr1.hap1, whole genome shotgun sequence genome:
- the HNRNPDL gene encoding heterogeneous nuclear ribonucleoprotein D-like — translation MEDSTEMSGGQEEFAEGSKINASKNQQDDGKMFIGGLSWDTSKKDLTEYLSRFGEVVDCTIKTDPVTGRSRGFGFVLFKDAASVEKVLELKEHKLDGKLIDPKRAKALKGKEPPKKVFVGGLSPDTSEEQIKEYFGAFGEIENIELPMDTKTNERRGFCFITYTDEEPVKKLLESRYHQIGSGKCEIKVAQPKEVYRQQQQQQKGGKSNSSGGRGGGRGRGRGQGQNWNQGFNNYYDQGYGNYNSAYSDQSYSGYGGYDYSGYNYPNYGYGPGYTDYSGQQSTYGKASRGGGNHQNNYQPY, via the exons ATGGAGGACTCGACCGAGATGAGCGGCGGCCAGGAGGAGTTCGCCGAGGGCTCCAAGATCAACGCGAGCAAGAACCAGCAGGACGACGG GAAAATGTTCATCGGAGGCCTCAGCTGGGACACCAGCAAGAAGGACCTGACGGAGTATCTCTCGCGGTTTGGCGAGGTTGTGGATTGCACGATCAAAACAGACCCGGTCACTGGAAGGTCGAGGGGGTTTGGGTTCGTGCTCTTCAAGGACGCTGCCAGCGTGGAGAAG GTGTTGGAACTGAAGGAACACAAACTGGATGGGAAGTTAATAGATCCTAAAAGGGCAAAAGCGCTGAAAGGGAAGGAGCCACCCAAAAAAGTGTTTGTTGGTGGGCTGAGTCCAGATACATCTGAAGAACAGATTAAGGAGTACTTTGGTGCTTTTGGCGAG ATTGAAAACATTGAACTTCCCATGGACACAAAGACGAATGAAAGGAGGGGCTTCTGTTTTATCACATACACAGATGAAGAGCCAGTAAAGAAGTTACTAGAGAGCAGATACCACCAGATTGGTTCAGGCAAG TGTGAGATCAAAGTAGCGCAGCCCAAAGAAGTGtacagacagcagcagcagcagcagaaaggagggaaaagcaaTTCTTCTGGTGGACGTGGAGGCGGAAGGGGGCGTGGACGGG GTCAGGGACAAAACTGGAACCAAGGATTCAATAACTATTACGATCAAGGCTATGGGAATTACAATAGTGCTTACAGTGATCAGAGCTACAGTGGCTATGGAGGCTACGACTACTCTGGGTACAACTATCCCAACTATGGATATGGGCCTGGATACACAGATTACAGTG GCCAACAAAGTACATATGGGAAGGCGTCCCGTGGCGGCGGCAACCACCAAAACAACTACCAGCCGTACTAA